The Ahaetulla prasina isolate Xishuangbanna chromosome 4, ASM2864084v1, whole genome shotgun sequence genome has a window encoding:
- the FBXO47 gene encoding F-box only protein 47, protein MKHGKKRKMKRSDTDTDSEMDASTSTQQEKRRESPTTSSSTAAPNQKHHCSESQPCSKCSNTMPFLPTLGDFNKFPLEIFEIILGYISVKDISMMCIVSKIIRNRVVNYISSPYGNRRFFPQDFHDQDDSTAASILEHYSSLGLLFKRCTLLLPTKERLKYINKKFAEISCFQFYGCLDPLNCLGLHCYGVFLQTLTAGWDEDECERVYDFLCDVTSLPQRIQRIVSGKPGRFRKLELRIRSFCRGVLLNHWIHETDSIFWLTCILKPWPIVNQAQLLYLMFGPTSEEDGNIDWRNMTDGPTDENSLKGLADAIKLLYETDRDEWMVDDVIGLVDELSVIPQEWHLENSARFLIMCGNTICFPFMASKAVDGQAVPLARLVVFQALVCEKDLYCMSWAVKMMQKVCTVFTTETEKNLFLQSIENTFAQIIMDALQLVIAGEHDEEETIFLNLFHLVNAQANFHKEILYLTMNYCV, encoded by the exons ATGAAACACGGTAAGAAACGGAAGATGAAGCGGAGTGATACTGATACGGATTCTGAAATG GATGCATCCACCAGTACGCAGCAAGAAAAGAGGAGGGAATCTCCTACAACAAGTAGTAGTActgcagcccctaatcaaaaacATCACTGTAGCGAATCTCAACCGTGCAGCAAATGTAGTAATACTATGCCATTTCTGCCCACACTTGGAGATTTTAACAAATTTCCATTAGAAATATTTGAAATCATTTTAGGATATATTTCAG tgaaagaTATCAGTATGATGTGCATAGTATCAAAAATTATCAGAAATCGTGTTGTTAATTACATCTCCTCTCCCTATGGAAATAGGAGATTTTTCCCACAGGATTTTCATGACCAGGATGACTCTACTGCAGCCTCCATTCTGGAACACTACAGTTCATTAG gctTATTGTTTAAGAGGTGCACTTTACTGCTCCCTACAAAAGAGAGGCTGAAGTACATAAACAAAAAGTTTGCAGAA atttcctgtttccaattctaTGGCTGCTTAGATCCTTTGAACTGTTTGGGATTACATTGTTATGGAGTATTTTTACAG ACCTTAACAGCTGGTTGGGATGAAGATGAATGTGAAAGAGTTTACGATTTTCTCTGCGATGTCACCAGTTTACCTCAGAGAATACAGAGAATTGTCAGCGGCAAGCCTG GACGTTTCCGTAAATTGGAATTGAGGATAAGGTCATTTTGCCGTGGTGTACTTCTAAACCATTGGATTCATGAGACTGATTCAATATTTTGGCTGACCTGTATTTTAAAGCCGTGGCCAATTGTAAATCAAGCTCAGCTGCTGTATCTAATGTTTGGACCTACATCTGAAGAAGATG GAAATATTGATTGGAGGAATATGACTGATGGGCCAACCGATGAAAATAGTTTAAAAGGGTTGGCAGATGCTATTAAACTATTATACGAAACAGATAGAGATGAATGGATGGTGGACGATGTTATCGGTCTGGTAGATGAGCTTTCAG taATCCCTCAGGAATGGCATCTTGAAAACAGTGCTCGTTTTCTTATTATGTGCGGAAATACCATTTGCTTCCCATTTATGGCTAGTAAAGCTGTGGATggtcaagctgttccattggcaaGGCTGGTGGTGTTCCAGGCATTG GTGTGCGAGAAGGACCTCTATTGCATGAGCTGGGCTGTAAAAATGATGCAGAAAGTCTGTACTGTCTTCACTACTGAAACTGAAAAGAACCTTTTTTTGCAAAGTATAGAGAATACCTTTGCACAAATTATCATGGATGCTCTACAGTTGGTGATAGCTG gaGAGCATGATGAAGAAGAGACTATCTTTCTGAATCTTTTTCATCTGGTCAATGCACAAGCAAATTTTCATAAAGAAATCCTTTACTTAACCATGAATTactgtgtgtaa